The following proteins come from a genomic window of Paenibacillus swuensis:
- a CDS encoding metallophosphoesterase, whose amino-acid sequence MKPDIHSSRRKFLKLSAMVFGGLLTAPFAGFSYARYLEPQLLKIKRISLTLPRLPASFDGIRVVHFSDIHLDFHYSTERLAKLAHTIQRMKPDLICFTGDLYDRSIGNEGKRCAEILAGLSAPLGKWAVLGNHDHITGPEQVTSILDQGGFSVLTNRSAALTLDGASILIAGVDDALMGSPNLKEALSGKSDIFTLLLSHVPDFADMAAQYPVDLQLSGHSHGGQVRIPFYGHVFTPEFARKYPDGLYQIREGKFQLYTNRGIGVSTIPIRFWCRPELTVFTLRHH is encoded by the coding sequence ATGAAGCCCGATATTCATTCTTCAAGGAGAAAGTTTCTGAAGCTGAGCGCCATGGTGTTCGGAGGTTTATTGACCGCTCCCTTTGCCGGCTTCAGCTATGCGCGTTACCTGGAGCCGCAATTGTTGAAGATCAAGCGAATATCGTTAACCCTTCCCCGCCTTCCCGCTTCATTCGACGGAATCCGCGTAGTGCATTTCAGTGATATCCATTTGGATTTTCACTATAGTACGGAACGGTTAGCTAAACTTGCCCATACCATTCAACGAATGAAACCGGATCTCATCTGTTTTACCGGGGATTTATATGACCGCTCTATCGGGAATGAGGGGAAACGATGCGCTGAAATCCTGGCGGGTTTGAGCGCCCCTCTGGGCAAATGGGCTGTCCTTGGAAATCATGATCACATAACCGGTCCCGAGCAAGTAACCTCTATTCTGGATCAAGGCGGCTTCAGCGTATTAACGAACCGTTCAGCGGCGCTCACTCTGGATGGCGCTTCCATCTTGATCGCCGGTGTGGACGATGCGCTGATGGGGTCGCCAAATCTCAAAGAAGCTTTGTCCGGAAAGAGCGATATATTCACGTTATTGTTGTCTCATGTACCTGACTTTGCCGATATGGCTGCGCAATATCCGGTTGATTTGCAGCTTTCCGGACACAGCCATGGCGGACAGGTGCGCATCCCGTTCTACGGCCATGTGTTTACGCCGGAATTCGCCAGGAAGTATCCGGACGGCTTATATCAGATCCGTGAAGGCAAGTTTCAACTTTATACGAACAGGGGCATTGGCGTTTCAACGATACCGATTCGGTTCTGGTGCCGCCCTGAGCTTACGGTCTTTACGTTGCGTCATCATTAA